In the genome of Acidobacteriota bacterium, one region contains:
- the tcuB gene encoding tricarballylate utilization 4Fe-4S protein TcuB: MRICNACRYCEGFCAVFPAMERRMEFGEKDLLYLANLCHDCGECYYSCQYAPPHEFAVHIPQTMAEIRRQTYSEYAWPGALKGLFAHNGLALALGALIAPLLFMTYLYAVAAPGVFFGAHAVADGAFYRVMPHGAMIAVFLLLGIGVAVAFAAGLWRFWRDLGEPLATLFDGKAMQQAIVDAMTLRYLDGGGEGCAYPDEVPSTARRTFHHLTFYGFLFCFAATSVAAVYHNLLGWQAPYALLSVPVVFGTIGGIGLLIGPVGLMWLKIARDPETQDRKQSGMDTTFLAMLFLTSLTGFLLLILRESSAMGVVLAIHLGIVAGLFITMPYGKFVHAIYRSAALVLNALEKRRPVKLPVGEI, encoded by the coding sequence ATGCGCATCTGCAACGCCTGCCGCTACTGTGAAGGCTTCTGCGCTGTCTTCCCCGCGATGGAACGGCGAATGGAGTTCGGCGAGAAGGACCTGCTCTACCTCGCCAATCTTTGCCACGATTGTGGCGAGTGTTATTACTCCTGCCAGTACGCGCCACCGCATGAATTCGCGGTCCATATCCCGCAGACCATGGCGGAGATTCGCCGCCAGACTTATAGCGAGTACGCCTGGCCCGGCGCGCTGAAGGGATTGTTCGCGCATAACGGTTTGGCTTTGGCGTTGGGTGCATTGATCGCGCCGCTGCTGTTTATGACTTACCTTTATGCCGTTGCCGCGCCGGGAGTTTTCTTCGGCGCGCACGCGGTGGCCGATGGTGCGTTCTATCGCGTGATGCCGCACGGCGCGATGATCGCGGTTTTTTTACTGTTGGGCATTGGCGTGGCCGTTGCCTTCGCCGCCGGGCTATGGCGATTCTGGCGAGACCTCGGTGAGCCGCTCGCCACGCTGTTTGACGGGAAGGCGATGCAGCAGGCGATAGTGGACGCGATGACGCTGCGCTATTTGGATGGAGGCGGAGAAGGTTGCGCGTATCCGGATGAAGTGCCGTCAACGGCGCGGCGGACGTTTCATCATCTGACTTTCTACGGTTTTCTATTTTGCTTCGCCGCAACCAGCGTGGCCGCCGTGTATCACAACTTGCTGGGATGGCAAGCGCCCTACGCGCTGCTCAGCGTCCCTGTTGTTTTCGGAACCATCGGCGGCATCGGACTGCTGATCGGGCCCGTGGGCTTGATGTGGCTGAAAATCGCTCGCGATCCCGAGACGCAGGACCGCAAGCAGTCGGGAATGGATACCACGTTTCTGGCCATGCTGTTTCTCACCAGCCTCACCGGATTTTTGTTGCTGATCCTGCGCGAGTCCTCCGCGATGGGCGTGGTGCTGGCGATTCATCTTGGCATAGTTGCGGGGCTATTTATTACCATGCCGTATGGAAAATTCGTGCATGCGATCTATCGTTCGGCGGCGCTGGTGCTGAATGCGCTGGAGAAGCGCCGCCCGGTGAAACTTCCTGTCGGAGAAATTTGA
- a CDS encoding tripartite tricarboxylate transporter substrate binding protein, translating to MRKVMVAMLLGLILTGSAMAQMKSLTIIAPAAPGGGWDQTARMMQQALQQGGIASPVKVMNVPGAGGTIGLAQFVSNDKAKPDVLMAMGLIMVGAVLTNKSPVTLAQITPIARLTGEYEVLVVPAASPYKTLADFMKAWKENPGMAIAGGSAGGTDHMLAGLLAKASGVDVNKVNYVPHSGGGESIASLIGNQVAAGINGLGELVPFIKSGKLRALAISSDKRLAGMDIPTFTEQSVNLTLANWRGVVAPPGISVPQKAALVAMVDKMHQSQQWKDILKKNDWIDLYQSGAPFDAYLKDEDKRATEVLRSIGLVK from the coding sequence ATGCGAAAAGTTATGGTTGCCATGCTGCTGGGTCTCATACTGACTGGTAGCGCGATGGCGCAGATGAAGAGTCTTACGATCATTGCGCCGGCGGCTCCGGGCGGCGGGTGGGATCAGACGGCGCGCATGATGCAGCAGGCGTTGCAGCAGGGTGGCATCGCCTCGCCCGTAAAGGTGATGAACGTGCCCGGCGCGGGCGGCACCATTGGTCTGGCGCAGTTTGTCAGCAATGACAAAGCCAAGCCCGACGTGCTGATGGCCATGGGCCTGATCATGGTGGGAGCGGTGCTCACCAATAAATCTCCCGTAACGCTGGCGCAGATTACGCCCATCGCGCGGCTCACCGGTGAGTACGAAGTGCTGGTGGTGCCCGCGGCTTCTCCCTATAAAACGCTAGCGGACTTCATGAAGGCGTGGAAGGAGAATCCGGGAATGGCTATCGCGGGAGGCTCGGCGGGCGGGACGGATCACATGCTGGCGGGGTTGCTCGCTAAAGCCTCTGGCGTGGATGTGAACAAGGTGAATTACGTGCCGCACTCCGGCGGCGGCGAGTCCATTGCTTCGCTGATCGGCAATCAGGTGGCGGCGGGGATTAATGGCCTTGGAGAACTCGTCCCGTTCATCAAGTCGGGCAAGCTGCGTGCGCTGGCCATCTCGTCCGACAAGCGGTTGGCGGGCATGGACATTCCCACCTTCACCGAGCAGAGCGTGAATCTGACGCTGGCTAACTGGCGCGGCGTGGTCGCGCCGCCCGGCATCAGCGTTCCGCAGAAGGCCGCGTTGGTCGCGATGGTGGACAAGATGCACCAGTCGCAGCAGTGGAAGGACATTCTCAAGAAGAATGACTGGATTGATCTCTATCAATCCGGCGCGCCATTCGACGCCTATCTCAAGGACGAAGACAAACGCGCAACAGAAGTGTTGCGCTCCATCGGGCTAGTGAAATAA
- a CDS encoding tripartite tricarboxylate transporter TctB family protein, giving the protein MRHRQCGIVKTDVCIGLTVAVLGGLLALGLSGINFGAGYDRIGPRFFPYVVAVGLLALGGWFLAAGFLRNESAEQETTGIPVNWPPLIHLALALVLTLVLLEPAGFILACAAQFWLVARAFGSRRPFRDGVAGLVLSSVCFLAFSKGLGLTLPSGVLSFVG; this is encoded by the coding sequence ATGCGCCATCGCCAATGTGGAATCGTGAAGACGGATGTTTGCATCGGTCTGACCGTCGCGGTGCTCGGAGGCCTGCTGGCATTGGGGTTGAGCGGCATAAACTTTGGCGCGGGCTATGACCGCATCGGTCCGCGTTTCTTTCCCTACGTGGTGGCCGTGGGCTTGCTGGCGCTGGGCGGCTGGTTCCTGGCGGCGGGTTTTCTCCGCAACGAATCGGCAGAGCAGGAGACAACCGGAATACCTGTCAACTGGCCGCCATTGATCCATCTGGCGCTGGCTCTTGTGTTGACACTCGTTTTGCTGGAGCCAGCGGGTTTCATTCTCGCCTGCGCTGCGCAGTTCTGGTTGGTGGCCCGAGCCTTCGGCAGCAGGAGGCCCTTCCGCGATGGCGTAGCAGGCTTGGTCCTTTCTTCAGTCTGTTTCCTGGCATTCTCGAAGGGCCTTGGCCTGACCCTCCCATCCGGCGTTCTCTCCTTCGTTGGTTGA